A segment of the Lycium barbarum isolate Lr01 chromosome 7, ASM1917538v2, whole genome shotgun sequence genome:
TAAGATGGCAGAGTCGGATACActttttaaattatatatatttgatgtaTTTTGGCATCAATAGTACATATTAAAATATAtagtaactattttttttttttgaaagaactAATGCTACATTTTATATTCATTTGTGAATGAATTTAAAGATAACTATTCAATACAATTCCAAATGAAGATATCACACAAGTAGTATATGAAACAGATTTCGTTttttattccaaaaaaaaaaaaatgcaaaccaACAGTGTATCTAGTGTAACAAATCTAAACTTCTACAAACAAAAAACAACTACTTCCTTCTGGGAGCATTACTACAAAATCGTCTATTGTGTCCAGTCTGTCCACAAGCACTGCATGCATGTCTCTTTTTTCCAAGAAGCAATTCAAATAACGGCTTATCACGCTTTTTCTTCGGCCTACCGGGAGGTCTCTTGTATCTTGGTGGCAAAACCACATCCTCTGATATGTATGTTGGAATCTTCCATTCCCGATCGTCAGGGAGAGGATCCACGGCGGCATCATACGTCTTCACCACGGTGTGCGGTTTGAACAATTCCAAACAGTAATCATCAGCCATTAGAATCTTCTTCTTAATGACAGCCCATGCATGTGGGCATGGAATTTCGTCTATTTGAAACATCCGACAACTGCAAGTTTTGTTGTCCAAGTTAACGATGAAACGCCTTCCTGCATCATATACTGTGTACAAGTATTCGGTTGATGGTTCGACCTACAACAGATCAGTCAAATACAACAAAAACATACATCACGTACATTCAAATACACATAAGTTCATGATTGCAAAGATTAAACCATTGTAGTCATAAACATATTGCTAATTATTTTTCATAGCTGACTAATTGTATTTGATCAATCTAGTCACATACACCAAATCTGTGAAAATATTTGACACATATATCCAGACTGCATATAATTAGATACAACAAATACAGTAATgtaatagaatcaaaatatatATTCAACTAATAAATACATGTTATCATTTTCACATAGATCTCACAGATTCCACATGATAAATATATCAAATACAACGAACATAACTGAATCTCAATCGAacatacttaagcaatttgaaaAGAAACATACCGTCATACGTAAACATAGATACTCATTTATTGACAACATCTCCTGAAACTTTTTACCGAGTGTTGTGAACGTGTATGTACCATTTTTCCGGTTATTataattccatcttccaaacatcttcctcacttcttctaGAAAATCAAATATAGGAAGCTCTCTTGCTGCTACAAGATGACGATTAATACACTCTACTATGTTTGAAGTCATTGTCCACCCTCGGTTAGCAGTCGCATACACTCTAGCCCACTTCTCTCTTCCAGCCAATTCCAAATACTCTGCCACCCGAAAATTTGCCTTCTCAACTTTCCCCATAAGCTCATCAAAATCTTCCTACGTGCACGCTTTTGCCATTGCATAAAACACGGGACTCAACACATCATGGCTCTTTTTATACTTCTTACATACGTTACCCCAAAGATGCCATACGCATGCATAATGCGGTACATTCAGATAGATTCTAGAAACATCTTTGTTTATGCTTTCATGCCTATCGGAAACAATACACATGTTCTCTCTCACACCATACGCTTCCCTGAATCGCTCAAAGAACACAAAAATACTACATTCAGCTTTTTTTTCCGAACATATAACACATTTATTTGAAGCTCGTCACTGAAGAGGAATTCAAAGATGAAGGTACTTAGGACAGTTTGACAAATAAGAagtaaaaaaaactacaaaaatcaATGGCAATCTGAAATACATTTTGAgtgtttttattaaaaaaaaacatgaacTTTCGAATTACCATTAGAATGATCGTATTTGCTGTGTTGCTGTTTTTCCTCTGCAGTTGATTggtttgaatttttgaattttaCATTGCATTTGAAAAAGAAGGGTGGAGAGATGGAGAATCGTGAAGAATATGGAAATGGAAGCTAAATTTATGGAGCAGATTATGAAAGATATTATTATGAATTATATTTTCCCATTTAAGACCAAATTAAATGCCTATTTCTAAGGGATCTGTTTTTAAAGATACAGCTGCTGAGTCTATTTACTATACCGTAAATACACGCAATACATATGGTAATTAACTAAAaaggtagctacgaaatgtaaaaaATAAAATGGTAGTTACTAATGGTAAGAACCTATAATAAGGTAGGCATTCCTGTAAGTTtgtctttatttttttctattaATATAGACAAATTGAATGAATATGCGGATATCGATTAATGATGCCTAAGAGgcccttttttttcctttttttttttttaattggagTAAGAGGCCTGATCCTCTAAAACTTTGAGAAAGATAAAGATTTTGTACGTTAAAAATCTGAACCTCTATAAACCATCTACTACCGTTATCTCAATAGATTCATAATCTATTTTCCTTGTGTATTCTTGCAGATATATAGTCGAGAAAGAGTCAAGAATTTGTAGCTTCAACCCACTCATTTTCCATAAGTGTGAACTTTGCGGAAAGATCAAAGCAACCTTTAAATTTGAAAACTCTTTAACATAataatattcatcattttaaaacTTGAACttgttttaaaattttgaaatttactatttaaatatatatatttgttaatATTTAtgtgaaattttaaaatttagtaCTCATTGATATAGGATACGCACTCAGTGCACGCATAAAGAGATTAATACTTAAAGAAAGAGGAAGTAAAATTTGGAGCATAAAAGAGTTAATTTGGATTAACAAAGAATAGCAAGTAAAAAGAATTCAAGATACAAAAACTGAAAAAATATAGAGCTGAAGCGTGCAcaagaaaaaacaaaacaaaaggcaCTGCACGCAGGTTGATCTTCAGTCACAAGGGTGGCAGGTTATGCCCTTTGCCAGAAGCACTTTTCACTCTTTTGTTCTTCCGGGTGACaaaagttatatatatatttcatttcttATACATATCCGCATATATATACCAAATTTCAGCCGAACGGTTCGGGTGCCATGGCAACTCCATCTATCCACATAAATCCGCCCCTGCATAAATTAGGAGGGGTAAAGTAATAGTTTGCCAATAGGCGCGTTTTTTTGCAGTCAAGTAATAAAGACATACTCTTATTAGCTCCCCCAACTCTATTGTGACAAAGTTTGTTGGAGTAATTGTACCTGTACGACCTGTTGGAGTAATTGTACATGTACGACCTGACATATGTCACATGAGCATGATTTTATGTTTCACGATATTTTTTTATAAGTTGTCGTCTTAAAATtgactttaattttttttgaaatatgtCAATATTGAACAATGACTTTCAATAATTTGATGTACTCTAAATAACAGGACAAAAACTGATTTCCCATTCCCAATGCAATTCCTACAAAGCTATTTGACTAATTATGAAATTTAAGAGACTTGCAAGTTGTGATATATAAATTAAAGGCCAACGCAGCCTCCTAAAGTTGACACAAAATTTTATTTAGACACTTCAACTTAACCTTTCATCTATTGAACATTTAATGTATATTAAATTTGTACCTATTAAAAACTATATGCTTACATGTAATAATAGGTACAAAGTTATTGTATATTAAGTGTTCAATAGGTAAAAGGTTAAGTTGAGGTGCCCAAACGGAAATGTTTATCAACTTTAGGGAGCTGGGTATGCATTTGGCCTAAATTAAATACACatattgtaccaaagatatcCTTTTACATGAGTAGTACCGAAAATTCTATATATTTTTTCATTCCTCTCTTCTTATATAAGAATATTTTTTATATCAAATGGTCTCAAAAAGTCATGTAATTAAGCGTAAACAGGGATGTTAAACTTTTTTGGCTTGATACATAATTGATCCCGTTCAGCTTGCATGCAAATCTCTTTCACATCCAGAATAGCGGTATTTATAGACATTCGCATTGGAATTTTGAATAATCCGAAATTTGTATCCTTCAACTTTAATTATGATTTAAAATTATTCTCAAATTGAAGCTTCCTTCTAAGTTGAGCACAAAAAATCAAATTATTTTCCTACACAAAGAGATATATTAGACCAAAAATTTAACATATGACAAAGTTGTTCAACAATACATAGCAAATGTGATACTTCAACACCCCccacccaccccaaccccaccaaaaaaaaataagtaagaCTAGCCGTGGCATTCTAATTTTATGGGAGCTCCACATGCTCTAGCGACTCGTGAAAAAAAGATGTTTAATATTACCAATAAGGTCGATGTTTGAGCGATAAATGCTCTTTTATTACTATAAAAATTTAGAATTTATTACAAACTTCATCATTAATCTGTCGTTAAATTGTTCTTGAATAATTTGTCGGTAATATATTGCTAAATAGAATTAACGATAGACTTTGTAGTTTAGCTATAAAATTAATCAGTCATTTTTAAGCAGATCATCTTTAATTAGAGGTTTCGAATCGAGCCTGGATGTGATTTTTGTTAGGGAATATTTTACCCCCAATACTAGACTTTTCGATGTAACTTTGAATTTAATCGGACCTCGCTATGAATACTTCACACTGACAAAAAACTAAAAGAAAGATGTTTAATATCAGCCCTACTTTCTTTGTGAACATTCAATCCTAAACGTACAACCTTATATGTTGTCACATGATATAATCACATGCTGGTAGAACTTTAATTTTGTATTTCCTGAATACATTTATTCAATGGCTTGCCAATAGACACGTTTTGATCTAACATTCAAGTGAAAAAGTGTACTCCTGTTAATTAGGCGAAGCTACAGTTCTATTTTACGAATTCAGCAAAATATAATAGCTTTAGTTCATACTTTTTCTTGTTTATAATAATTTATTtaatacatataaataaataaattaaaactcaATAAACTGTTTTTTTTTCTAGAACACAAAACGTAAATTTAAAATTCTGAATATGTCACTGGTAGGTTACCAACCTACTCCATTGTGACAAACTTTTACAATACTCTATATGTACGGCCTTATGTCAGGCGGAGCATGATtagattttttgtttttttcctttgCTTAATAACTTTTACCTAAGATACTATTATCTTCGTCCTACCTTTGGAATTTAAGGATGGAAAAAgggttaaattttcttttttattttaagaTATTAATCACATTTATCTTTCGTTATACTATGTGATCAGATTTATTTGCACtgttaataaagttttaaaattaCCCTCA
Coding sequences within it:
- the LOC132602745 gene encoding uncharacterized protein LOC132602745, yielding MGKVEKANFRVAEYLELAGREKWARVYATANRGWTMTSNIVECINRHLVAARELPIFDFLEEVRKMFGRWNYNNRKNGTYTFTTLGKKFQEMLSINEYLCLRMTVEPSTEYLYTVYDAGRRFIVNLDNKTCSCRMFQIDEIPCPHAWAVIKKKILMADDYCLELFKPHTVVKTYDAAVDPLPDDREWKIPTYISEDVVLPPRYKRPPGRPKKKRDKPLFELLLGKKRHACSACGQTGHNRRFCSNAPRRK